The DNA region CGTTCAATCAGTTGCTCAGACTTTCGGGGTCTCTGCTGATACGGTTAAATGGGCTAATAACCTTGCCTCAGATGCTCTTGAGGCAGGTAAGCAACTGACCATTCCTCCAATAGATGGTATCGTGTATACCGTCAAAGAAGGTGACACAGTTGATAGTATTGCGGCTAAGTATCAAGCAGATAAGTCTCGTCTTGTGTCGTTTAACGACCTTGAGCTAGGAGGTTTGACCCCAGGTAAGTCGATTCTTATCCCTGGTGGTGTTCTACCTACTAACGAACGACCCGGTTACGTTAACCCACGGAGTGCAGCAAGCCAAGGTTCATACTATGGCGGCTACTCAACCGTTAACGCACAAATTGCACGTGCGTCTGCCGGTAACCGCTATGCGTTCGGTAACTGTACGTGGTACGCATACGAGCGTCGTCTTCAGCTTGGTCGACCAGTAGGCAGCTTCTGGGGTAACGCGGCAACATGGTCTATGTATGCTCGTGCTGCTGGCTACCGTGTGGATAATACCCCCGAGGTTGGAGCAGTAATGCAAAACGGCGGCGGCTATGGTCACGTGGCAATCGTTGAAAGTGTTAACTCCGATGGAAGCATTACTATTAGTGAGATGAACTATGCGGGTAACTTTAACCGCGTAACAAGTCGTACGGTAAGTGCCGGTACCGTTGGCGGATTCAACTACATTCACTAAAACTATGAGCGATAGAGGAACCGCCCCTGGGAATACAGGGGCGGTTTTGGTATAATAGAACTAAATATGTTTGTTGATACGGCAAAAGTGCTAGTTCAGGCAGGAAAAGGCGGCGATGGGGCCGTCAGTTTTCGGCACGAAATTTATGTAGATAAAGGCGGTCCAGATGGGGGTGATGGTGGCAAAGGTGGCGATGTTATCTTTGAAGCAACAGAAAACCTTAATACGCTCATTGACTTTCGTTTCAAACCTGAGTTAAAGGCAGAACCTGGAACGAATGGTTCAAAAGCTAACCGTCGGGGAAAATCAGGTGAAGATCTTATTGTAAAAGTACCGATGGGTACATTAGTAACTAAGAATGGTGTAATAATTGCCGATCTCACTAAGAATGGTCAGCGAAAAGTAGTAGCACAAGGTGGAGAGGGTGGCTTTGGTAACGCACACTTTAAGTCTTCTGTCCGGCAGACTCCTCGTATGGCTGAGCTTGGTGAGCCTGGCGATGCGTATGAGGCGGAGCTTGAGCTGAAGCTTTTGGCTGATGTGGGCCTCATAGGGTTCCCAAATGCGGGCAAATCGACCTTTCTTTCAGTAGTAAGTAATGCGCGGCCGGAGATCGCCGACTAT from Candidatus Saccharimonadales bacterium includes:
- a CDS encoding CHAP domain-containing protein encodes the protein MDSSKVTTAELKRQIFSRQLGHKKAKLSPKSTTIAAYAGVFLLIVSMVAIGYQPPQKMDVVANATTTDTQSALTTPEQPSVDQLVATNVAAGIAERAELPIASNVANLSVSLSAESELAQSSNIVSKPQIVQPTADGREMKKYTSKAGDTVQSVAQTFGVSADTVKWANNLASDALEAGKQLTIPPIDGIVYTVKEGDTVDSIAAKYQADKSRLVSFNDLELGGLTPGKSILIPGGVLPTNERPGYVNPRSAASQGSYYGGYSTVNAQIARASAGNRYAFGNCTWYAYERRLQLGRPVGSFWGNAATWSMYARAAGYRVDNTPEVGAVMQNGGGYGHVAIVESVNSDGSITISEMNYAGNFNRVTSRTVSAGTVGGFNYIH